Proteins from a single region of Chryseobacterium sp. T16E-39:
- a CDS encoding tetratricopeptide repeat protein: MEEYFGNELVKKFEEMIENNDEFYFDTEELEDIIVYYLELGDFNYADNAVNYGLKLHPNSLDIKIKKLEVLLEWEDYNTAKELIDELKASSMEHTDFLVCYAKYYSNLGNPRRSIEICKKALELKEEENFLHNFIADEYVNLGDPFNALKHYRKALKEDPTDEYSLENCMICFNDLKKSEEAIAFLNEYLDEFSYSETAWYEYGQFYFNRKNYEEAIKGFDYLLAINSSSVGVYANKAACYEALGQYKKAIEVYEEMLELEYTKAFTFYKIGLCYKALKQPIVALNSFQKSLREDPQFYLSMMEQSYLYEEMGGMAEALHFAKEATHLNDSNLDYQKRLAFLFIDSGKFEESLACLKKLVASEASRFYNWYAYSEVLMLLGEYEEAVTILYKAIENHNRAELYYQLSNCYFNLREQEKGIESLKQALELDPTLVQDMQKKYPFIKDEVKKVKAKVKKKN, encoded by the coding sequence TTGGAAGAATATTTTGGTAATGAACTTGTAAAAAAGTTCGAAGAAATGATTGAGAACAATGATGAATTCTATTTCGATACAGAAGAACTGGAAGACATTATTGTTTATTATCTGGAGCTGGGCGATTTTAACTATGCAGATAATGCTGTTAATTATGGCCTAAAGCTTCATCCCAATTCACTGGATATCAAGATTAAAAAACTTGAAGTTCTGCTGGAATGGGAGGATTATAATACGGCAAAAGAGCTAATAGACGAGTTGAAGGCTTCATCTATGGAGCACACGGACTTTTTAGTTTGCTACGCCAAGTATTATTCGAACCTGGGAAACCCTAGAAGATCCATTGAAATTTGTAAGAAAGCATTAGAATTGAAAGAAGAAGAAAACTTCCTTCACAACTTTATTGCGGATGAATATGTGAATTTAGGAGACCCTTTCAACGCTCTGAAACATTACAGAAAAGCATTGAAAGAAGACCCAACGGATGAATATTCGTTGGAAAACTGTATGATCTGCTTTAACGATCTGAAAAAGAGTGAGGAGGCAATTGCCTTTTTGAATGAATATTTAGATGAATTTTCCTATTCTGAAACCGCTTGGTATGAATACGGACAGTTCTATTTCAACAGAAAGAATTATGAGGAAGCGATCAAGGGGTTTGATTACCTTTTGGCGATCAACTCATCTTCTGTGGGAGTATATGCAAATAAAGCAGCTTGTTACGAAGCGTTAGGACAATATAAAAAAGCAATCGAGGTATATGAGGAAATGCTCGAGTTGGAATACACCAAAGCATTCACTTTCTATAAAATCGGGTTGTGTTATAAAGCTTTGAAACAGCCAATTGTAGCATTAAACTCTTTTCAGAAATCATTGAGAGAAGATCCTCAGTTCTATCTTTCTATGATGGAGCAGTCATATTTGTATGAAGAAATGGGGGGAATGGCAGAAGCACTGCATTTTGCAAAAGAAGCAACCCATCTGAATGACAGCAATCTGGATTATCAGAAAAGGCTGGCGTTTTTGTTCATTGATTCAGGGAAGTTTGAAGAAAGTCTTGCTTGTTTGAAAAAATTAGTAGCATCGGAAGCTTCAAGATTTTACAATTGGTATGCATACTCAGAAGTATTGATGCTTTTGGGTGAATATGAAGAAGCGGTTACGATTTTATATAAAGCGATAGAAAATCACAACAGAGCAGAATTGTATTATCAGCTGAGCAACTGTTACTTTAACCTCAGAGAACAGGAAAAAGGAATTGAATCACTTAAACAGGCATTAGAATTAGACCCAACCCTTGTACAGGATATGCAGAAAAAATATCCTTTTATAAAAGATGAGGTGAAAAAGGTTAAGGCTAAAGTGAAGAAAAAAAACTAA